A single Nostoc sp. PCC 7107 DNA region contains:
- a CDS encoding alpha/beta fold hydrolase, whose translation MDTLLRNSRRKLSQGLLFWSEAGQGIPVVLLHGAWNDSSQWSSVMEKLAKNFHCFAPDLLGFGESDKPDIHHSIDLQVESIAELLQALRLERVYLVGHSLGGWIAASYALKYPEQVEGLVLLAPEGVEVEKQEKRWQQRRKLLEFSPLFVKFLKFIRPITKILGWHEKIEQDLQQRQHLLQYPAACQLLFQRQTPEIKAELLQDKLHLVEVPVLILQGGQDSSDAVFQSQTYKQLIPQVDFKLVAHAGNDLPETCAGIVAEEIDDFIQGKR comes from the coding sequence ATGGATACACTATTACGTAACTCCCGCAGAAAGCTCTCCCAAGGATTGTTATTTTGGAGTGAAGCTGGTCAAGGTATTCCGGTAGTTTTGTTACATGGCGCTTGGAACGATAGTAGCCAGTGGTCATCGGTAATGGAAAAACTGGCGAAAAATTTCCATTGTTTTGCACCAGACTTGTTAGGCTTTGGTGAGTCTGACAAACCAGATATTCATCACTCGATAGATTTACAAGTAGAATCTATAGCTGAACTTCTGCAAGCTTTGAGACTAGAAAGAGTATATTTAGTTGGCCATTCTCTGGGAGGTTGGATTGCAGCTAGTTATGCTTTGAAATATCCAGAACAAGTTGAAGGTTTAGTTCTCTTAGCACCAGAAGGTGTAGAAGTAGAGAAACAAGAAAAGCGTTGGCAACAAAGACGAAAATTATTAGAATTTTCTCCTTTATTTGTTAAATTTTTAAAATTTATCAGACCAATCACTAAAATATTGGGTTGGCATGAAAAAATAGAGCAAGACTTACAACAACGTCAACATTTGCTGCAATATCCCGCAGCCTGTCAGCTATTATTTCAAAGGCAGACACCAGAAATTAAAGCAGAGTTATTGCAAGATAAATTGCATTTAGTTGAAGTTCCCGTGTTAATTTTGCAAGGTGGACAAGATTCTTCTGATGCGGTATTTCAAAGCCAAACTTATAAACAATTAATTCCCCAAGTCGATTTTAAATTAGTGGCTCATGCTGGCAATGATTTACCAGAAACCTGTGCAGGAATTGTGGCTGAAGAAATTGATGATTTTATTCAGGGTAAGAGATAA
- a CDS encoding Rpn family recombination-promoting nuclease/putative transposase: MKRDSIYYQIFKRFPALIFELVDNRPPQAQNYRFESVEVKETAFRIDGVFLPPEDATSRVIFFAEVQFQKDEGLYHRFFTESLMYLNRNQSQYDDWYCVVIFPSRSLEPNDKRTHRIFLNSDQVQRIYLDELGTSDTLPIGINLMQLTTASSETMAEQAKQLIQRVKLEETGILPKTEIIEIITTIAVYKFSSLSREEVEAMLGLTIEQTRVYQEAKAEGLEQGLEQGLEQGRSEILKVAVPLLLKTGMSVEQIAQQFNVAVESVEKYR, encoded by the coding sequence GTGAAACGTGACTCCATTTATTACCAAATTTTCAAGCGATTTCCAGCCTTAATCTTTGAACTCGTTGATAATCGTCCTCCACAGGCGCAAAACTATCGATTTGAGTCAGTGGAGGTGAAAGAAACCGCTTTTCGGATTGATGGTGTTTTCCTACCACCAGAAGACGCAACATCTAGAGTTATCTTTTTTGCCGAAGTGCAATTTCAGAAAGATGAAGGTCTTTATCATCGGTTTTTTACTGAATCATTGATGTATTTGAACCGCAATCAATCTCAATACGATGATTGGTACTGTGTGGTAATATTTCCATCACGCTCTTTAGAGCCAAACGATAAAAGAACTCATCGCATATTTTTAAACAGCGACCAAGTGCAGCGCATTTATTTGGATGAGTTAGGTACTTCTGATACGCTGCCAATAGGCATCAACTTAATGCAGTTGACAACCGCATCCTCGGAAACAATGGCAGAGCAAGCCAAGCAACTAATTCAACGAGTAAAATTAGAAGAAACAGGTATATTGCCAAAAACCGAAATCATCGAAATTATCACGACAATTGCTGTTTACAAGTTTTCGTCTTTGAGTCGAGAGGAAGTAGAAGCTATGCTAGGACTGACTATAGAGCAAACAAGAGTATATCAAGAAGCCAAAGCTGAAGGTCTAGAACAAGGTCTAGAACAAGGTCTAGAACAAGGTCGCTCTGAAATTTTGAAAGTTGCTGTCCCACTGTTACTAAAAACTGGGATGAGTGTAGAACAGATTGCTCAACAATTTAATGTTGCTGTGGAATCTGTGGAGAAATATAGGTAA
- a CDS encoding DUF29 domain-containing protein, protein MLTSETNKTLYEQDFYLWIQTTVKLLQEGKLEQLDIANLIEEIDSMGRSEKKELKNRLIILIEHLLKLQFWIEEKDDNARGWRNTIVEQRRQIIYLLEDSPSLKSVLEDVFLDCYTDARNDTIRKYRLPSELFPQESPFSVAQILDADFIP, encoded by the coding sequence ATGTTGACCTCTGAGACTAACAAAACATTATATGAACAAGATTTTTACTTATGGATACAAACTACAGTTAAACTTTTGCAGGAAGGTAAACTGGAACAATTAGATATTGCGAATTTAATTGAAGAAATTGATAGTATGGGGCGAAGTGAAAAGAAAGAACTTAAAAATCGTCTAATAATCTTAATTGAACATTTATTAAAACTGCAATTCTGGATAGAAGAAAAAGATGACAATGCCAGAGGGTGGCGTAATACTATTGTTGAGCAAAGACGACAAATAATTTATCTTCTAGAAGATAGTCCCAGTTTAAAATCTGTTTTAGAGGATGTATTTCTAGACTGTTATACAGATGCTAGAAATGATACCATCAGAAAATATCGACTTCCATCAGAACTATTCCCACAAGAATCACCTTTTTCTGTAGCTCAGATTCTTGACGCAGATTTTATACCTTAA
- a CDS encoding pantothenate kinase, whose product MSKQKPWLALEIGNSRLHWGLFIGETLDCIWNTDYLPDSVIQQLGNGQTLDDFPANIFTLPSPLLLAVASVVPSQTELWQTYPNVRVITLEDVPLNNTYPTLGIDRALALWGAGIKLGFPILVIDAGTALTFTGADHQQNLVGGAILPGLGLQFATLGQRTSQLPHLETQNFTSLPPRFALNTPAAIQSGVIYTLLAGIKDFITAWWDLFPESKVAIKGGDLILVIKYLQTLYPEIASRLIVEPNLIFWGIQSTFNINE is encoded by the coding sequence ATGAGTAAACAAAAACCTTGGTTAGCTTTAGAGATAGGCAATTCCCGACTACATTGGGGGTTATTCATTGGCGAAACCCTTGACTGTATATGGAATACAGACTATCTACCTGATTCAGTTATACAGCAGTTGGGTAACGGTCAAACTTTAGATGATTTCCCAGCCAATATTTTTACCCTACCCTCCCCCTTACTGTTGGCTGTGGCTTCCGTCGTTCCTAGCCAAACAGAACTTTGGCAAACTTATCCGAATGTCAGAGTCATTACGTTAGAGGATGTACCTTTAAATAATACCTATCCCACATTAGGAATTGACCGTGCTTTAGCTTTGTGGGGTGCGGGGATAAAGTTGGGATTTCCCATATTAGTAATTGATGCAGGAACCGCACTCACTTTTACAGGCGCAGATCATCAACAGAATTTAGTAGGTGGTGCAATTTTGCCAGGGTTGGGTTTGCAGTTTGCGACTTTAGGGCAAAGAACAAGTCAACTACCACATTTAGAAACGCAAAACTTCACCTCATTACCCCCGCGTTTTGCTTTGAATACACCAGCAGCAATTCAAAGTGGTGTTATCTACACTTTGTTAGCCGGAATCAAAGATTTTATTACGGCTTGGTGGGATTTATTTCCTGAGAGTAAAGTGGCAATTAAAGGAGGCGATCTCATTTTAGTAATCAAATATCTGCAAACCTTATATCCAGAAATTGCCTCCCGTTTGATTGTTGAACCCAATTTAATTTTTTGGGGAATTCAATCAACATTTAATATCAATGAATAA
- a CDS encoding diflavin flavoprotein, with protein sequence MVLLTEKTEKRLTIQTGEIAPETTAIRSLDWDRDRFDIEFGLQNGTTYNSFLIRGEQIALVDTSHEKFRQLYFDTLTGLINPQDINYLIVSHTEPDHSGLVKDLLQMAPEITVVASKVAIQFLEDLVHQPFKRQIVKNGDRIDLGNGHEIEFVIAPNLHWPDTIFSFDHKDQILFTCDAFGMHYCSDATFDEDLKTIEADFKYYYECLMGPNSRSVLSAMKRMGELPAIKMIATGHGPLLYHNVEELTKRYRNWSQTQAKPETSIGLFYVSEYGYSDRLAQAVINGINKTGVAVEIVDLGSATDLQELRELVGRCSGIVIGVPPSAGDNIAQAALSTVLGSVKDKQAIGIFETGGGNDEPTYPLLNKFRALGLHVAFPVIQISESPSEITYKQCEEAGTDLGQWVTRDRSIKAMKSLSADLDKALGRLSGGLYIITAKKGDVSSAMLASWVAQASFKPLGFSIAVAKDRAIESLMQVGDRFVLNILEEGNYQTLMRHFLKRFAPGADRFAGVRTQPAEDGTPILADALAYMECEVVSRMDCGDHWAVYSTVNGGRVSKPEALTAVHHRKVGNHY encoded by the coding sequence ATGGTATTACTCACCGAAAAAACTGAAAAACGCCTGACTATACAGACTGGGGAAATTGCACCAGAGACAACAGCAATTCGCTCTCTAGATTGGGATCGCGATCGCTTTGATATTGAGTTTGGTTTACAAAATGGTACTACCTACAACTCATTTTTGATTCGCGGTGAGCAGATTGCCTTAGTTGATACCTCCCATGAGAAATTCCGCCAGCTGTATTTTGATACTCTGACAGGGTTGATTAATCCTCAAGATATTAATTATTTGATTGTCAGCCACACTGAGCCTGACCATAGCGGCTTAGTAAAAGATTTGTTACAAATGGCTCCAGAAATTACCGTTGTGGCTTCCAAAGTCGCAATTCAATTTTTGGAAGACTTAGTGCATCAGCCATTTAAACGGCAAATTGTCAAAAATGGCGATCGCATAGATTTAGGTAACGGTCACGAGATAGAATTTGTGATTGCACCTAACCTGCATTGGCCGGATACAATCTTCAGCTTCGACCACAAAGACCAAATTCTCTTTACTTGCGACGCTTTCGGAATGCACTACTGCTCCGATGCCACATTTGACGAAGACTTAAAAACTATAGAAGCTGATTTTAAATATTACTACGAATGTCTGATGGGGCCAAATTCGCGCTCGGTATTGTCTGCAATGAAGCGCATGGGTGAATTGCCTGCGATTAAAATGATTGCTACAGGTCACGGGCCGTTACTCTATCACAACGTTGAGGAATTAACCAAACGTTACCGTAACTGGAGCCAGACCCAAGCTAAACCAGAAACCAGCATTGGTTTATTTTACGTTTCGGAATACGGTTATAGCGATCGCCTAGCGCAAGCAGTAATTAACGGTATTAACAAAACTGGCGTAGCTGTAGAAATAGTAGATTTAGGTTCAGCAACAGATTTACAAGAATTACGCGAACTCGTTGGGCGCTGTTCGGGAATAGTAATTGGTGTGCCTCCATCGGCTGGTGATAACATTGCTCAAGCTGCACTCAGCACAGTCTTAGGCTCAGTCAAAGATAAACAAGCCATCGGTATATTTGAGACTGGCGGTGGTAATGATGAACCAACTTATCCCCTGTTGAACAAATTCCGGGCGTTAGGACTGCACGTAGCATTCCCCGTCATTCAAATTAGTGAATCCCCCAGCGAAATTACTTACAAGCAGTGTGAAGAAGCAGGCACAGACTTAGGGCAATGGGTCACACGCGATCGCAGTATCAAAGCGATGAAATCCCTGAGTGCAGACTTAGATAAAGCCCTTGGTAGACTCAGTGGCGGACTATATATTATTACCGCCAAAAAAGGCGACGTATCCAGCGCGATGTTAGCTTCTTGGGTAGCGCAAGCCAGCTTCAAACCCTTGGGATTCTCCATTGCAGTCGCCAAAGACCGGGCGATTGAATCATTAATGCAAGTAGGCGATCGCTTCGTGTTAAATATCTTAGAAGAAGGCAATTATCAAACACTTATGCGCCACTTCCTCAAACGATTTGCCCCCGGTGCAGACCGCTTTGCAGGTGTGCGAACCCAACCCGCCGAAGATGGTACACCCATCCTCGCCGACGCTTTAGCATATATGGAATGCGAAGTCGTCAGCCGGATGGACTGCGGCGACCACTGGGCGGTATACAGCACCGTCAACGGTGGACGAGTTTCTAAACCTGAAGCACTGACAGCTGTGCATCATCGCAAAGTAGGAAATCACTACTAA